The Planococcus donghaensis genome contains a region encoding:
- a CDS encoding penicillin-binding transpeptidase domain-containing protein, whose protein sequence is MEKTMLKTIFFVFILLLTACQQEEAEPTPEQSPEEPTETVESPEGRVANFIELWNNGDFPTMHSTYLNQGTQTVYGEANFVTWQQELHNQLGVENMNVTYTKPDEDAEWNQEQPADFKINVSFDSIIGPVEFNKTLTLLYEQEDWFVEWDPSFILPNLEAGDQVTTAVVEGARGEILDRNGKAIASNSEGYEIGVVPENFDLSKKQQLAQLLGVTEETIDGRLNQPWVQPHYLVPIAQIKADQATLDELFTIRGTKQEKVVMRNYPYNRALSHVTGYVGPITAQQLAEWSDQGYTTETLVGRQGLEEVLQERLRGRAGGRIILKKQRENAVITSVENKPVPGETVTLTIDAELQKKIYTAMGEQPGASAAINPTTGETLALVSSPGFDPNEFVPNITTSRFQELANDPLQPFFNRFAAVYTPGQVIQPITAAIGMESGTLDPAEGMDITGKSWQRYRSWGDFRITRPRDDIKNPIDLNKALVYSDSIYFAQQALNIQDNEFQTGLENFGFGEEIDFPIELTASRISKDGTFGSEGQLADTASGQGQMQVNILHLANLYSPILTNGKLYKPTLYVTEEKPELWNENLLSAANAKMLRKSFSNTGEQLGIEIAGKSGTANERGKQTKWFVGYQAAKPELIVSMMIQGDEKVEEMVEQALLSEE, encoded by the coding sequence ATGGAGAAGACCATGTTAAAGACCATTTTCTTTGTATTTATTCTTCTATTAACAGCATGCCAGCAGGAGGAAGCTGAACCGACTCCTGAACAATCACCAGAAGAGCCGACTGAAACGGTTGAATCTCCGGAAGGACGGGTGGCAAATTTTATTGAGCTATGGAACAATGGCGACTTTCCTACGATGCACAGCACTTATTTAAATCAAGGTACGCAAACCGTTTACGGGGAAGCAAATTTTGTGACATGGCAACAAGAGCTGCACAACCAGCTGGGCGTTGAAAACATGAACGTGACGTATACAAAGCCCGATGAAGATGCCGAATGGAATCAAGAGCAACCGGCAGATTTCAAAATTAACGTGAGTTTTGATTCCATTATAGGTCCAGTGGAATTCAATAAAACCTTGACCTTGCTTTATGAACAGGAAGATTGGTTTGTGGAATGGGACCCGTCGTTTATTTTGCCGAATTTAGAGGCGGGGGACCAAGTGACGACAGCTGTTGTTGAAGGAGCGCGCGGGGAAATTCTTGACCGCAATGGCAAAGCAATCGCATCGAATAGTGAAGGCTATGAGATTGGTGTGGTTCCTGAAAACTTCGATTTATCGAAAAAGCAACAATTGGCGCAGTTGCTAGGCGTTACCGAAGAGACGATTGATGGTCGACTCAATCAGCCGTGGGTGCAACCGCATTATTTAGTACCGATTGCACAAATCAAGGCAGACCAAGCAACACTCGATGAGCTGTTTACCATTCGCGGCACGAAACAAGAAAAAGTAGTGATGCGCAATTATCCGTATAACCGCGCTTTATCGCACGTTACCGGATATGTGGGACCGATTACGGCTCAGCAACTAGCGGAGTGGAGCGACCAAGGCTATACAACTGAAACCTTGGTAGGACGACAAGGCTTAGAAGAAGTGTTGCAAGAGCGGCTACGTGGAAGAGCAGGCGGCCGCATTATTTTGAAAAAACAGCGCGAAAACGCTGTGATCACCTCGGTCGAAAATAAACCCGTACCTGGCGAAACGGTTACGTTAACGATTGACGCGGAACTGCAAAAGAAAATCTATACGGCAATGGGAGAACAACCGGGAGCAAGTGCAGCGATCAATCCGACGACTGGCGAAACTTTGGCACTGGTCAGCTCACCGGGCTTTGACCCCAATGAATTTGTGCCAAACATCACCACTAGTCGATTCCAAGAACTTGCGAACGACCCGCTGCAGCCATTTTTCAACCGCTTTGCAGCCGTTTATACACCGGGACAAGTGATCCAGCCAATTACCGCAGCGATTGGAATGGAAAGTGGTACGCTTGATCCGGCAGAAGGCATGGACATCACCGGCAAGTCGTGGCAACGTTACCGCTCGTGGGGCGATTTCCGCATTACACGTCCGCGGGATGATATCAAAAATCCAATCGATTTAAACAAAGCACTTGTTTATTCCGACTCGATTTACTTTGCCCAACAAGCATTGAATATCCAAGACAATGAGTTTCAGACAGGATTGGAGAACTTCGGTTTTGGCGAAGAAATCGATTTTCCGATTGAGCTAACAGCATCACGCATTTCAAAAGACGGCACATTCGGCTCTGAAGGGCAGCTTGCTGACACAGCGTCTGGCCAAGGCCAAATGCAAGTCAACATTTTGCATCTCGCCAATCTGTATAGCCCGATTTTGACAAACGGCAAACTGTACAAACCGACTTTGTATGTCACTGAAGAAAAACCGGAATTATGGAATGAAAACCTGTTAAGTGCTGCGAACGCTAAAATGTTGCGGAAAAGCTTCAGCAATACGGGTGAACAACTCGGTATAGAAATCGCTGGCAAAAGCGGAACAGCGAATGAAAGAGGCAAGCAGACAAAATGGTTTGTCGGTTACCAAGCGGCGAAGCCTGAATTGATTGTTTCAATGATGATTCAAGGCGACGAGAAAGTCGAAGAAATGGTAGAACAAGCACTCCTTTCAGAAGAATAA
- a CDS encoding MerR family transcriptional regulator, giving the protein MKIGEIAKLSGVSTRTIDYYTVSGLLRSERSDTNYRLYPASSMQTLQRIQLLKKQRMSISEIKEVLNTTEHAETEFLVEEVYEEFECLQRKITSLEEQLKDAPSSVKLHVSKALEHQLAAITALIALL; this is encoded by the coding sequence ATGAAAATCGGGGAAATCGCAAAATTGAGCGGGGTATCGACGAGAACCATTGATTATTACACGGTATCGGGATTGCTTCGGAGCGAGCGGTCTGACACAAATTACCGGTTGTATCCGGCTTCTTCTATGCAGACGCTTCAACGCATTCAATTATTAAAAAAACAGCGCATGTCGATTTCGGAAATTAAAGAAGTGTTGAATACAACGGAACATGCCGAAACAGAGTTTCTCGTCGAAGAAGTATACGAAGAATTTGAATGCTTGCAACGAAAAATCACGAGTTTGGAAGAACAGTTAAAAGATGCACCAAGTTCTGTAAAACTGCACGTCAGCAAAGCGCTTGAACATCAATTAGCAGCAATCACTGCACTAATCGCTTTGTTGTAA
- a CDS encoding hemolysin family protein — protein sequence MDIVTLLNLALLILLLGLTAFFVGSEFAVVKIRMSRLDQLIAEGNKKAVVAKKVASDLDYYLSACQLGITVTALGLGALGKPTIERLMYPIFEFFAVSDAMASTASYAISFILVTYLHVVVGEMAPKTLAIQFAEKMSLLLAPPLYWFGKVMKPFIWALNGAARVSLRMFGVKPAGHEQAYSEEELKIVMAQSFEGGAINETELSYMENVFSFDERVAKDIMVPRTELVTLDKDMPLEEIIEILDENNYTRYPVTEDGDKDRILGFVSAKKMLPHIVAGREWYLENFVLELPTVFEATGLQNALMIMQKARVHIAIVADEYGGTAGMITMEDILEEIVGEIRDEFDFDEVADISKVSDNQYLINGRVLLKDLEERFDLTFDESDDIDTIGGWIHFKSPGDVETGATFTDLNISWTIVEMDNQQIKQVMFHNHSNKLND from the coding sequence GTGGATATAGTTACCTTATTGAATTTGGCTTTATTAATTTTATTGCTTGGCTTAACCGCATTTTTTGTGGGATCGGAGTTCGCGGTTGTTAAAATTCGCATGTCGCGGCTCGATCAATTAATCGCAGAAGGCAATAAAAAAGCGGTCGTTGCAAAAAAAGTGGCAAGCGACTTGGATTATTATTTATCGGCTTGTCAGCTTGGCATTACCGTTACAGCGCTTGGACTGGGGGCGCTGGGAAAACCAACAATTGAACGATTGATGTACCCCATCTTTGAATTTTTTGCGGTTTCCGATGCTATGGCATCAACTGCTTCTTACGCCATCTCGTTCATACTCGTAACCTATCTTCACGTAGTGGTCGGCGAAATGGCACCGAAAACATTGGCGATTCAATTTGCGGAGAAGATGTCTCTGCTTTTGGCACCGCCGTTGTATTGGTTTGGGAAAGTTATGAAGCCTTTTATTTGGGCATTAAACGGAGCAGCTCGCGTGTCGCTTAGAATGTTCGGCGTTAAACCAGCAGGTCACGAACAAGCCTATTCGGAAGAAGAATTGAAAATCGTAATGGCACAAAGTTTTGAAGGCGGAGCCATCAATGAAACTGAACTTTCGTATATGGAAAATGTGTTTTCATTTGATGAGCGCGTAGCTAAAGACATTATGGTGCCACGTACCGAACTGGTTACGCTTGATAAAGACATGCCACTCGAAGAAATTATCGAGATTTTGGATGAAAACAATTACACACGTTACCCGGTAACAGAAGATGGCGACAAAGACCGAATTCTTGGATTTGTCAGTGCCAAGAAGATGCTTCCGCATATTGTCGCTGGACGCGAGTGGTATCTTGAGAATTTCGTCTTAGAATTGCCGACGGTTTTTGAAGCAACGGGTTTACAAAATGCGTTGATGATTATGCAAAAAGCGCGTGTCCACATTGCCATTGTTGCAGATGAATACGGCGGAACAGCTGGCATGATTACAATGGAAGATATTTTAGAAGAAATTGTTGGTGAAATTCGTGATGAATTTGATTTTGATGAAGTGGCGGACATTAGCAAAGTGAGCGACAATCAATATTTGATCAACGGCCGTGTGTTGTTGAAAGACTTAGAAGAACGCTTTGATTTAACATTTGATGAAAGTGATGACATCGATACCATTGGCGGATGGATTCACTTCAAGAGCCCGGGAGACGTTGAAACCGGCGCGACATTCACGGATTTGAATATTTCGTGGACCATCGTTGAAATGGACAACCAGCAAATCAAACAAGTGATGTTCCATAATCATTCGAATAAATTGAATGATTAA
- a CDS encoding hemolysin family protein yields MDGQIVISLLLIALLIIATAFFVGAEFAILKVRMSRIDQLIDEGNKKAILAKKVANDLDYYLSACQLGITITALALGALGEPTVERMLHPLFEAFAVPAALSTVLSYAIALTIVTFLHVVIGELAPKTLAIQYAEKVTLLLAPSLYWFGKIMNPFIWLMNGSARLLLRLFKVEPAGHEEAHSEEELKLIMAESFQSGEINQTELTYLKNIFAFDDRIVRNIMIPKAEIVSVDSRLTRSELFTVLDKHQFTRYPVADHGNEDKLIGFINTKELLTSMAAGRTRSPESFIHEMPRFPETTPIQIVLTKMQQSHTHMAIITKDGAMTGLVTMEDILEEIVGEISDDSFEAEPT; encoded by the coding sequence TTGGACGGACAAATAGTCATCAGTTTACTACTTATTGCGTTATTAATTATCGCAACTGCATTTTTCGTCGGTGCCGAATTCGCCATTTTAAAAGTGCGTATGTCGCGAATCGACCAATTGATCGATGAAGGAAATAAAAAAGCCATACTCGCAAAAAAAGTAGCCAATGATTTGGATTATTATTTATCTGCTTGTCAGCTGGGAATTACGATTACAGCGCTCGCCCTCGGTGCATTAGGGGAGCCAACCGTTGAACGTATGCTGCATCCGTTATTTGAAGCGTTCGCAGTTCCGGCAGCATTATCGACCGTGTTGTCGTACGCCATTGCCCTTACCATTGTGACGTTTTTACACGTCGTGATTGGTGAATTGGCACCAAAAACCTTGGCGATTCAATACGCTGAAAAAGTCACGCTATTGCTGGCTCCATCGCTTTATTGGTTCGGTAAAATCATGAATCCGTTTATTTGGTTGATGAATGGTTCTGCCCGCTTGTTGCTGCGCTTATTTAAAGTAGAGCCAGCCGGCCATGAAGAAGCTCACTCGGAAGAAGAGTTAAAGCTGATTATGGCGGAAAGCTTCCAAAGCGGCGAGATCAATCAAACCGAGCTAACGTATTTGAAAAATATTTTCGCTTTTGACGATCGCATTGTCCGCAACATCATGATTCCAAAAGCGGAAATCGTTTCAGTGGATAGTCGTTTGACGCGCTCTGAACTTTTTACGGTATTGGATAAACATCAATTTACCCGATACCCAGTAGCCGATCATGGCAATGAAGACAAACTCATTGGTTTTATTAACACGAAAGAGTTGTTAACCAGCATGGCGGCAGGAAGAACGAGAAGTCCGGAATCGTTTATTCACGAAATGCCACGTTTCCCCGAAACCACACCCATTCAAATAGTATTGACCAAAATGCAGCAAAGCCATACGCATATGGCCATCATTACAAAAGACGGTGCGATGACAGGACTTGTAACAATGGAAGACATTTTAGAAGAAATCGTCGGTGAAATTAGCGACGACTCGTTCGAAGCAGAGCCAACTTAA